The following are encoded together in the Ictalurus punctatus breed USDA103 chromosome 1, Coco_2.0, whole genome shotgun sequence genome:
- the c1h1orf43 gene encoding protein C1orf43 homolog isoform X1, which yields MNENSPLSGVNVVLVMAYGSLVFVLLFIFVKRQIMRFAVKSRRGPHVPVGHNAPRELKEEIESRLSKVNNIRYEPRLLSQDDDRLKHRGQNGCYNYLYRMQALDAIRDTGVISPDLARSPSALTGPCYRKWLLDLRNTHSLIKASHSSLIDRLLEGYENARHGTAVFGEAEFLKYKEDLAELAAIVKVHGSSNSLNQQHQSAAKDLTSSPGPSSASTIQVTYLPSSGQRSKRPKHFLELKNFKDNYNTLESTL from the exons ATGAACGAAAACTCGCCGCTCTCGGGAGTAAATGTAGTGCTGGTTATGGCCTACGGGAGCTTG gtgtttgtgttgttgtttatctTTGTGAAGAGGCAGATTATGCGGTTTGCTGTGAAGTCCCGCAGAGGACCGCACGTCCCGGTGGGACACAACGCCCCAAGG GAACTCAAAGAGGAGATTGAGTCTCGGCTGTCTAAAGTGAATAACATCCGCTATGAGCCACGGCTGCTGTCACAGGATGATGACCGGCTGAAGCATCGTGGGCAGAATG gctGTTATAACTACCTGTACAGAATGCAAGCACTGGATGCCATCAGAGACACTG GTGTCATTTCTCCTGATCTGGCCCGCAGCCCCAGTGCTCTGACCGGCCCCTGCTACAGGAAGTGGCTGCTGGACCTGCGCAACACTCACTCGCTGATCAAAGCCAGCCACAGCAGCCTCATCGACCGCCTGCTGGAGGGCTACGAGAATGCTCGTCACGGCactgcg GTCTTCGGCGAAGCTGAATTCCTCAAATACAAAGAAGACTTGGCCGAGCTGGCTGCCAT TGTAAAGGTGCACGGCAGCTCCAACAGCCTGAACCAGCAGCACCAGTCGGCAGCTAAAGACCTGACGAGCTCGCCTGGCCCGTCCTCCGCCTCCACCATCCAGGTGACGTACCTGCCCTCCTCAGGTCAGCGCAGCAAGAGACCCAAACACTTCCTAGAGCTCAAGAACTTCAAAGACAACTATAATACACTGGAGAGCACGTTATAG
- the c1h1orf43 gene encoding protein C1orf43 homolog (The RefSeq protein has 2 substitutions, 1 non-frameshifting indel compared to this genomic sequence), with protein sequence MNENSPLSGVNVVLVMAYGSLVFVLLFIFVKRQIMRFAVKSRRGPHVPVGHNAPRELKEEIESRLSKVNNIRYEPRLLSQDDDRLKHRGQNGSGEVWSLSQGTRGTRRRTPWTECQPIAGRNCTHPFTFTHYGLQSAYNTCLWTGGGNRSTRRKPQKHGGDMQTPLAQGGGMNRTPNHGGCYNYLYRMQALDAIRDTGVISPDLARSPSALTGPCYRKWLLDLRNTHSLIKASLIDRLLEGYENARHGTAVFGEAEFLKYKEDLAELAAIVKVHGSSNSLNQQHQSAAKDLTSSPGPSSASTIQVTYLPSSGQRSKKPKHFLELKNFKDNYNTLESTL encoded by the exons ATGAACGAAAACTCGCCGCTCTCGGGAGTAAATGTAGTGCTGGTTATGGCCTACGGGAGCTTG gtgtttgtgttgttgtttatctTTGTGAAGAGGCAGATTATGCGGTTTGCTGTGAAGTCCCGCAGAGGACCGCACGTCCCGGTGGGACACAACGCCCCAAGG GAACTCAAAGAGGAGATTGAGTCTCGGCTGTCTAAAGTGAATAACATCCGCTATGAGCCACGGCTGCTGTCACAGGATGATGACCGGCTGAAGCATCGTGGGCAGAATG ggtcgggGGAagtctggagcctgtcccagggaactcggggcacaaggcgcaggacaccctggacagagtgccaacccatcgcagggcacaattgcacacacccattcacattcacacactatggactccaatcagcctacaacacatgtctttggactgggggaggaaaccggagtacccggaggaaaccccagaagcacgggGGGGACATGCAGACTCCGCTCGCACAGGGCGGAGGCatgaatcgaacccccaaccacggag gctGTTATAACTACCTGTACAGAATGCAAGCACTGGATGCCATCAGAGACACTG GTGTCATTTCTCCTGATCTGGCCCGCAGCCCCAGTGCTCTGACCGGCCCCTGCTACAGGAAGTGGCTGCTGGACCTGCGCAACACTCACTCGCTGATCAAAGCCAGCCACAGCAGCCTCATCGACCGCCTGCTGGAGGGCTACGAGAATGCTCGTCACGGCactgcg GTCTTCGGCGAAGCTGAATTCCTCAAATACAAAGAAGACTTGGCCGAGCTGGCTGCCAT TGTAAAGGTGCACGGCAGCTCCAACAGCCTGAACCAGCAGCACCAGTCGGCAGCTAAAGACCTGACGAGCTCGCCTGGCCCGTCCTCCGCCTCCACCATCCAGGTGACGTACCTGCCCTCCTCAGGTCAGCGCAGCAAGAGACCCAAACACTTCCTAGAGCTCAAGAACTTCAAAGACAACTATAATACACTGGAGAGCACGTTATAG